TACGTCGTACCCGACCTCCGCGACGAGGGCATCGGCACGGCGATCCTCACCCGGGCGGTCGACGAGGTGCTCGCCAGGGACGCGATCGAGGTGCACATCAACGTCGACGAGGTCGACGTGGACACCCGGCGCTTCTACGAGCGCCACGGCTTCGTCAACATCGAGCCCGGCACGGACTATCGGATGCTCTGCTACCTGCGCGAGCTGTGACGGCGCCCCCGATGGAGATCCGCACCGCGTCGGCCGGCGAGGCAGCCGCGCTGTCGGCGCTGGCCCTGCGGTCGAAGGCCCACTGGGGCTACGACGCCGCCTTCCTCGACGCCTGCCGCGCCGAGCTCACGCTCCGCGAGGACGAGCTGGCGGAGCGTCGTACCCTCGTCGCCGAGCTCGACGGCGCGCTGGCCGGGTTCGGGACCCTCGAGGGCGACCCGCCCTCCGGCGAGCTCGGGATGCTCTTCGTCGAGCCGGCCGCGATCGGGCGCGGTGTGGGCGGCGCGCTGCTCGCGGACCTGATCGGCCGGGCCCGCGGCCTGGGCTTCACCCGGTTGGCGATCGACGCCGACCCGAACGCGGAGGCCTTCTACCTCGCGCACGGCGCGGTCCGGGTCGGCGAGGTGGCGTCGGGCTCGTGGCCCGGCCGGGTGCTGCCCCAGCTGGAGCTGGCGGTCACTCCAGGTTGACGTCGGCGAAGATCAGGACCGGCCAGGCGATCACCTCTCCGACGTACGACGCGGTCGCGTCGAGGCCGTGCAGCTTGCTGAGGTGCTGGCGGTGGGCGTCGGCCCAGAAGACGCCGACGACGAGATAAGGCAGGGCGAGCCAGACCCCGAGGATGATCAGGTCGCGGACCCACGACCGCTGCTCGAGCGCGTTCTCCGTTGCCGTCATGACGTCACGGTAGGCGAGTCCGAGCGCAATTACTACACTTGTGCATTAATTGCGTGGCGTCGATGTCGGCGGTCCCGGGCAGGGTGGCCCCATGACCACCTCCCCCGTCACCGAGCTCCTGTCCGTCTGCATCGACACCTCCGACGCGGCCCGGCTCGCGCAGTTCTACGCCGACCTCACCGGCGGCGAGGTCACCGGCGTCTACCCCGAGTACGGCTACGCCTCGGCCTCCGTCCTCGGCTCGACGCTCAACTTCCAGACCGTCGAGGGCTACTCCGCGCCCCAGTGGCCCGGCCAGGAGCGCCCGCAGCAGTTCCACCTCGACTTCCGGGTGCCCGACCTCGACACGGCGCTCGCCCACGCGACCTCCCTCGGCGCGACGGTCGCCGACAGCCAGCCGGAGGGGGTGACCTGGCGGGTCATGCTCGACCCCGACGGCCACCCGTTCTGCCTGTGCCCGCCGCAGGAGCAGTGAGGGCTCAGCCTCGGCGGTAGGTCAGGTGCGTGACGTGCGGCGTGTGCCGCACGGACACCGGCACCAGCCCGGTCCGGGGCACGCCGTCGAAGAGCCGCGAGCCGTCGTGGCCGTCCGCGGCGGACAGGCCCGACACGTGCGGCACGACGTGCCAGCGCAGCTCGTCGAGCTGGCCGGTCGCCATCACGGCGTTGATCGTGGAGGCGCCGCCGGCGATCGCCACGTTGCGGTCGCCGGCGGCCTCGCGTGCGCGGTCCAGCGCGACGTCGAGGCCCTCGGTGACGAAGTGGAAGGTCGTGCCGCCCTCCATCGGGAGCGGGTCGCGCTCGTGGTGGGTCAGCACGAAGACTGGTGCGTGGTACGGCGGGTCCTCGCCCCACCAGCCGTGCCAGGCCAAATCCCAGGTACCCCGGCCGGGGCTGAACATGTTGCGCCCCATCACGAAGGCGCCCGCGTCGACGATCGCGTCCACCTCGGCCTGGTTGTCGTCGCCGTGGTCGAACATCCACCCGTGCAGCGGCCCCTCGTCGAAGTCGCCGAAGGGGCGCTCCAGGCGCTGCCCCGGGCCGGCCCCGAAGCCGTCGGTCGTGGTGGAGATGTCAGCGGTCACGATGCCCATGCCGGACTGACCGCCGGTGCCCCGAAAACTCATCGTGGCCGTCCGCGGGACCGTGGGAGGATCGGGCCGTGCTGGGCATCACCGACCTGTCGACGTACCTCGTCGGCCTGATCCTGATCATCCTGCTGCCGGGCCCGAACTCCCTCTACGTCCTCTCCGTCGCCGCACGGCGCGGGGTCCGCGACGGCTACCGCGCGGCAGCCGGTGTGTGGACCGGCGATGCCGTGCTGATGACCCTCTCCGCCGCGGGCGTGGCCTCGCTGCTGCAGGCCAACGACCTGGCGTTCTCGATCGTGAAGTGGGTCGGCGCCGGCTATCTCGGCTACCTCGCCTTCACCATGCTGCGCGGCGCCCTGCTGATGTGGCGGGCCCGCGCGCGGGCGGTGCAGGCGGTCAAGGACGGGGCGCCGCCGCCGGTGCCGAACGAGCGTCCCTACCGGCGCGCGCTGGTCATCAGCCTGCTCAACCCGAAGGCGATCCTCTTCTTCGTCGCCTTCTTCGTGCAGTTCGTCGACCCCGCCTACGACAAGCCGGCGCTGTCGTTCCTCGCCCTCGGGACGCTCGCGCAGGTCGCGAGCGTCGCCTACCTGTCGGCGCTGATCTTCGGCGGCACCCGTCTCGCGGACGCCTTCCGGCGCCGCCGGGCGCTCTCCGCAGCCGGCACCTCCGCGGTCGGCGCCATCTTCCTGGGCTTCGCGGTCAAGCTCTCGCTCGCACACGCCTGAGCAGGCGCCGGGTCACCACGAGACCTCGTCGCAGGCCGTCGAGCGGTGGCCCTCCACCTGCAGCGTGGCGTGCTCGATCTGGTGCTGCTCGCGCAGCACGGCCTGCCCGGCGCGCAGCGCGACCGTCGCGTCGGCTCCCTCGCTCAGCACGAGGTGGGCCGTGGCGACGTTCATCCCGGAGGTGAGCGTCCAGACGTGGAGGTCGTGGACGTCGCACACCCCGTCCACCGACGCCAGGGACGCGGTCACGGCCTCGATCTCCATGCCGGCCGGCACGTGCTGGCCGAGCACGGCGAGCACCTCGCGCCCGAGCACCACGGCCCGGACCGCGACGAAGCCGCCGATCAGGAACGCGACGACCGTGTCCCACACGCCGTTGCCGGTCGCGAGGATCAGGCCGCCCGCGGCGAGGACGCCGACGCTCCCGGCGGTGTCGGCGACGACCTCGAGATAGGCACCCTTGACGTTGAGCGAGTCCTTCGCGCCCGCGCGCAGGAGCAGCAGCGCGGCGACGTTGACGAGCAGGCCGAGCAGGCCGACGACGAGCATCGGGCCGGTCTCGACGTCGACGTCCTCGCCCATCCGGCCGATCGCCTCGACCACGACGTAGACGGCGACGCCGAGCATCATCAGGGCCGCCAGGCCGGAGGCGAAGACCTCGGCCCGGTAGGACCCATAGGTACGACGCCCGGTGCTGTCCTCCCGGGTCGCGATCTTGGTGGCGACGAGCGCCGCCCCCAGCGCGACGACGTCGGCCGCCATGTGGCCCGCGTCGGAGATCAGCGCGAGTGAGCCGCTGACGATGCCGACGACGAGCTCGACGACGAAGAAGGCCGCGATGATCGCGAACGAGATGGCGAGCCGCCAGCGGTGGCGCCCGCCGGCGTGCCCGGTCGTCGTACCGCCGGCGTGGCCGTGCCCGTGACCGACGCCCATCACCACTCCTCGTCGCCGTGCAGGGCGGCGGGACCGAAGTTCGCCGACAGGACGACGGCCTCGCCCGTGGCCTCCAGCAGCCGCTCGGCCGCGCGCAGGACGTCCGCGGTGGCCGCGGGGTGGGCGAGGGAGAACATCGACGCCCGTCCGCTGGGCCGGGAGACGACGAGGCCGCAGTCGCGCAGGCAGGCGAGGTGCTTGGACACCGTGGACTGCGCCAGCCCGAGGTGGTCGGTCAGGTCGACGACGCGGTGCTCGCCCAGCGCGAGGTGCTGCAGGATCGCGAGCCGGTTGGGATCGCTGAGGCCGTGCAGCAGGCAGGCCGCCGCGACCAGCGCCTCCACCTCCGACGAGGCCTCCACCTGATTCATCGCCATACGGCGATGTAATCACCGTTCGGCGACGCCGGTCAAGGCGACGCCCGGCCGCCGGGAACGTAAAGTTCTCCGACTTCCCGCGTCCGGTCGGCGGATCCTCGTCTACGGTCGACGCAGGGAGGAGCCCACCTCGGGCACAGTGCGGGGCCCCGTGGAGAGGGAGAGCGGACGCGACCGGTGGTCGCCTCCGCTGACGAGGCGGGACAAGTGGTGGTGCGGGTCGACGGCGGTGGCACGCCGCCCGGTGGCATGCCCTCGGGTGCGTCCGAGCAGGAGGCGCAGCGACTGCGCCTGATCCTCGAGGCCACGCCGAGCGCGATGCTCATGGTGGACCGGACGGGCCATGTCGTGCTGGTCAACGCCCAGGCGGAGAACCTGTTCGGCATCGGTCGGGCTCGGCTGCTGGAGATGGAGGTCGAGGACCTCATCCCGCGGCGCTCCCGGGCGGCCCACCACACCTACCGGACGCGCTATCTCGCGAACCCTGCCGCTCGTCCCATGGGTGCCGGACGCGACCTCTACGGGCTGCGGGGGGACGGGACGGAGGTCCCGATCGAGATCGGCCTCAACCCGATCCGGATCGGCAACGAGTCGTTCGTGCTCGCCTCCGTGATCGACATCAGCGAGCGCCTTGCGACCCAGGCGGCGCTGGAGACCATCGGCCGGGACTCGCTGCGCCGCACCATCCTCGCCAGCATGCCCTGCAGCGTGGTGGCCACCGACCTGGCGGGCCGCATCCTCGCCGCGAACCCCGCAACCGAGGTGCTGCTGGGATATCCGGAGGCGGAGCTCGTGGGGGCGCCGCTGAGTCGCCTCTACGCCGGGGACGGCCAGCGGGAACCCGGCGACCGCGTGCTCGACCTGCCCGCCGTGGCCACCGGCGAGGAACGGGAGCTCACCTATCGCCGCCGCGACGGCTCCGAGGTCCCCGTGGGCGAGGTCATCAGCCCGGTCACCGACGACGACGGCGTCCTCACCGGCTACCTCGCCGTCGGCTTCGACATCACCAAGCGGGTCGAGGACAGGGCGCGCGTCGCGTACCTCGCGAGCCACGACTCCCTGACCGGACTGCCCAACCGGGCCACGCTGACCCGCCACCTCGAGGACGCGATCCGGGAGGCCGAGCGCAAGCAGGAGCGCGTCGCCCTGCTCCTCCTCGACGTCGACCACTTCAAACGGGTCAACGACTCCCTCGGCCACCACGTCGGCGACCGCCTGCTGCTGGGGCTGGCCGACCGCCTGCGGCGTACGGTCCAGGACCGCGACCTCGTCGCCCGGCTCGGAGGCGACGAGTTCGTCGTGGTGATCTGCGGGCTGACCCGCATCGAGGAGGTCAGCGCCCGGGTCGAGCGGCTGGCCGCCGCCCTCCCGGGGTCGGTGAGCGTCGACAACCGCGAGGTCCTGGCGACCGCCAGCATCGGCTGCGCGGTCTTCCCCGACCACGGCCGCACCCCGGCCCACATGCTCAAGCACGCCGACATCGCGATGTACCGCGCCAAGGCGGCCGGGCGCAACAACCTGCGTTGGTACGACGCCTCGATGGGCGCCGACGGCAGCGACAAGCTGGTCCTGTCCACCGCCCTGCAGCAGGCGCTCGACCGGGACGGCGAGCTGTCGGTGGCCTACCAGCCGCAGGTGGACCTCGCGACGGGGGCGCTGCTCGGCTTCGAGGCGCTCGCCCGCTGGACCTCGCCCGCACTGGGCGTCGTACCCCCCGACCGGTTCATCCCGGTGGCAGAGGACTCTGGCCTCATCGCGCACCTCGGGGCGCAGGTGCTGCGGCAGGCGTGCCGCGACGCGGTGACCTTGCGCGAGGAGCTCGGGCTGCCGCTGCGGATGGCCGTGAACGTCTCGCCCCGGCAGTTCGCGCGCAGCACCTGGCTCGACGAGGTGGACGCGGCGCTGTCGGAGTCCGGCCTCGACCCCGCGGCCCTCGAGCTCGAGATCACCGAGGGAACCCTGATGGACGACGACAACGACGTCCGGCTGGTCCTCCACGAGCTCAAGAGCATCGGCACGCGGATCGTCGTCGACGACTTCGGCCAGGGCTACTCGAGCCTTGCCTACCTGACCCGCTTCCCGCTCGACAAGCTCAAGATCGACCGCGAGTTCGTCCGTCGCATCGCTGCGACCCACGCGGACGCCGCCGTCATCGACGCCATCCTCGCCATGTCCCACGCGCTGGGGATGCGGGTGTCCGCCGAGGGCGTCGAGACCCTCGAGCAGGTGGAGTACCTCCGGGCCCGCGGCTGCGACGAGGCCCAGGGCTTC
Above is a genomic segment from Nocardioides aromaticivorans containing:
- a CDS encoding VOC family protein, which encodes MTTSPVTELLSVCIDTSDAARLAQFYADLTGGEVTGVYPEYGYASASVLGSTLNFQTVEGYSAPQWPGQERPQQFHLDFRVPDLDTALAHATSLGATVADSQPEGVTWRVMLDPDGHPFCLCPPQEQ
- a CDS encoding putative bifunctional diguanylate cyclase/phosphodiesterase — translated: MVVRVDGGGTPPGGMPSGASEQEAQRLRLILEATPSAMLMVDRTGHVVLVNAQAENLFGIGRARLLEMEVEDLIPRRSRAAHHTYRTRYLANPAARPMGAGRDLYGLRGDGTEVPIEIGLNPIRIGNESFVLASVIDISERLATQAALETIGRDSLRRTILASMPCSVVATDLAGRILAANPATEVLLGYPEAELVGAPLSRLYAGDGQREPGDRVLDLPAVATGEERELTYRRRDGSEVPVGEVISPVTDDDGVLTGYLAVGFDITKRVEDRARVAYLASHDSLTGLPNRATLTRHLEDAIREAERKQERVALLLLDVDHFKRVNDSLGHHVGDRLLLGLADRLRRTVQDRDLVARLGGDEFVVVICGLTRIEEVSARVERLAAALPGSVSVDNREVLATASIGCAVFPDHGRTPAHMLKHADIAMYRAKAAGRNNLRWYDASMGADGSDKLVLSTALQQALDRDGELSVAYQPQVDLATGALLGFEALARWTSPALGVVPPDRFIPVAEDSGLIAHLGAQVLRQACRDAVTLREELGLPLRMAVNVSPRQFARSTWLDEVDAALSESGLDPAALELEITEGTLMDDDNDVRLVLHELKSIGTRIVVDDFGQGYSSLAYLTRFPLDKLKIDREFVRRIAATHADAAVIDAILAMSHALGMRVSAEGVETLEQVEYLRARGCDEAQGFYYGEGAPLVDVANRTSRLVPSAHPSTAGAEGRT
- the leuE gene encoding leucine efflux protein LeuE, with translation MLGITDLSTYLVGLILIILLPGPNSLYVLSVAARRGVRDGYRAAAGVWTGDAVLMTLSAAGVASLLQANDLAFSIVKWVGAGYLGYLAFTMLRGALLMWRARARAVQAVKDGAPPPVPNERPYRRALVISLLNPKAILFFVAFFVQFVDPAYDKPALSFLALGTLAQVASVAYLSALIFGGTRLADAFRRRRALSAAGTSAVGAIFLGFAVKLSLAHA
- a CDS encoding GNAT family N-acetyltransferase yields the protein MEIRTASAGEAAALSALALRSKAHWGYDAAFLDACRAELTLREDELAERRTLVAELDGALAGFGTLEGDPPSGELGMLFVEPAAIGRGVGGALLADLIGRARGLGFTRLAIDADPNAEAFYLAHGAVRVGEVASGSWPGRVLPQLELAVTPG
- a CDS encoding cation diffusion facilitator family transporter, which translates into the protein MGVGHGHGHAGGTTTGHAGGRHRWRLAISFAIIAAFFVVELVVGIVSGSLALISDAGHMAADVVALGAALVATKIATREDSTGRRTYGSYRAEVFASGLAALMMLGVAVYVVVEAIGRMGEDVDVETGPMLVVGLLGLLVNVAALLLLRAGAKDSLNVKGAYLEVVADTAGSVGVLAAGGLILATGNGVWDTVVAFLIGGFVAVRAVVLGREVLAVLGQHVPAGMEIEAVTASLASVDGVCDVHDLHVWTLTSGMNVATAHLVLSEGADATVALRAGQAVLREQHQIEHATLQVEGHRSTACDEVSW
- a CDS encoding ArsR/SmtB family transcription factor produces the protein MAMNQVEASSEVEALVAAACLLHGLSDPNRLAILQHLALGEHRVVDLTDHLGLAQSTVSKHLACLRDCGLVVSRPSGRASMFSLAHPAATADVLRAAERLLEATGEAVVLSANFGPAALHGDEEW
- a CDS encoding dihydrofolate reductase family protein, translating into MSFRGTGGQSGMGIVTADISTTTDGFGAGPGQRLERPFGDFDEGPLHGWMFDHGDDNQAEVDAIVDAGAFVMGRNMFSPGRGTWDLAWHGWWGEDPPYHAPVFVLTHHERDPLPMEGGTTFHFVTEGLDVALDRAREAAGDRNVAIAGGASTINAVMATGQLDELRWHVVPHVSGLSAADGHDGSRLFDGVPRTGLVPVSVRHTPHVTHLTYRRG